The Verrucomicrobium spinosum DSM 4136 = JCM 18804 genome includes a region encoding these proteins:
- a CDS encoding polysaccharide deacetylase family protein — translation MRPRRPISGVTFARFLPWLKQLAVAVLCLCVLTSCLEKLKEFLPKPPPPAPPPPVEAPLSAEEERLQQTLENGKMFAADGSEIEVPKAELFELNKSALVSIMCYHDFAEKSSRSDMVITATTFRTQMQALKDAKIPVIPLADVLAWKRGEKNIPEESVVITMDDGWLGVHEYCFPILKEFNYPFTVYLYKNYVNRGGRSLTLDQIREMMKYGAELGSHSVSHQALTARHGKTDEQYHKWLEVEIVESKKFLEETFGVPCRTFAYPYGNKSDEIAQMCLDAGYEAAVTVNPQKTTWDTPNGKLPRFVQIGDKDVNFRLATNFRGGGGNIADSKFLKTDEVDEHGNKLVVLQPQPGATIADRRPLIEANLARVGPVLPDSLALRVSGFGLVPVEFDPATQTVRFRVPQMLRLEECTAQLSFRRASADKAEVLSWKFKVDQSSSYQPAAGSAATATPPPAPKA, via the coding sequence ATGCGCCCCCGCAGACCCATTTCTGGTGTCACATTTGCCCGTTTCCTGCCCTGGCTGAAGCAGCTGGCTGTAGCGGTATTGTGCCTTTGTGTCCTGACCTCCTGCCTTGAGAAGCTCAAGGAATTCCTCCCCAAGCCCCCTCCACCCGCACCGCCGCCGCCGGTGGAAGCGCCGCTCTCGGCCGAGGAAGAGAGACTCCAGCAGACGCTGGAGAATGGCAAGATGTTCGCAGCGGATGGCAGCGAGATCGAGGTGCCCAAGGCAGAGCTTTTTGAGCTGAACAAGTCAGCGCTGGTCTCCATCATGTGTTACCATGACTTCGCGGAGAAATCCTCCCGGAGTGATATGGTCATCACTGCCACCACCTTCCGGACGCAGATGCAGGCTCTCAAGGACGCCAAGATCCCGGTAATTCCTCTTGCAGATGTCCTTGCTTGGAAGCGCGGAGAGAAAAACATCCCTGAAGAGTCAGTGGTCATCACAATGGATGATGGCTGGCTGGGGGTGCATGAGTACTGCTTCCCGATTCTGAAGGAGTTCAACTACCCGTTCACGGTGTATCTCTACAAGAACTACGTGAACCGCGGCGGTCGATCTCTGACGCTCGACCAGATTCGCGAGATGATGAAGTACGGTGCCGAGTTGGGCAGCCATAGCGTGTCTCACCAGGCCCTCACTGCCCGGCATGGCAAGACGGACGAGCAGTACCACAAGTGGCTGGAAGTCGAAATTGTGGAATCAAAGAAGTTCCTCGAGGAGACCTTTGGCGTTCCCTGTAGAACCTTCGCTTATCCGTATGGCAACAAGTCTGACGAGATCGCCCAGATGTGTCTGGATGCTGGCTACGAAGCTGCAGTCACGGTGAATCCGCAAAAGACGACCTGGGACACTCCCAATGGCAAGCTCCCGCGCTTCGTGCAGATTGGCGACAAAGACGTGAACTTCCGCCTGGCTACGAACTTCCGCGGAGGTGGTGGCAACATCGCCGACAGCAAGTTCCTAAAAACCGACGAAGTGGACGAACATGGCAACAAGCTCGTTGTGCTACAGCCCCAGCCGGGAGCTACCATCGCAGATCGCAGGCCTTTGATCGAGGCCAATCTAGCCCGGGTGGGGCCTGTGCTGCCGGACAGCCTGGCTCTCCGCGTCAGTGGCTTCGGGCTTGTCCCTGTGGAGTTCGATCCCGCAACGCAGACGGTGCGGTTCCGTGTGCCGCAGATGTTGCGTTTGGAGGAATGCACCGCCCAGCTTTCTTTCCGCCGCGCCAGCGCAGACAAGGCTGAGGTCCTCAGCTGGAAGTTCAAAGTGGACCAGAGCTCATCATACCAACCGGCCGCCGGCTCGGCTGCCACGGCCACTCCTCCTCCCGCGCCCAAAGCTTAA
- the ffh gene encoding signal recognition particle protein — protein sequence MFEALQEKLEGAFKKLRGHSKISESNISDSMREIRMGLLEADVDFKVAKDLVENVKTKALGEEVLRTVSPSQQIVKIFHDELVVLLGEGTATLDLNPPQRLLIAGLNGAGKTTTSGKLAALLKKQGKKPLLVACDVFRPAAVKQLVVLGESIGVPVFQPEEGEKDAVRAAKQGLEWVEKQGGGIAIFDTAGRQEVDEGLLEELIKIKNVVQPREVLLVADAATGQQAVSVAKTFNDAIGITGLVMTKLDGDARGGALLSMKQVTGCPVKFVGMGEKIDQLEVFHPDRMAQRILGMGDVVSLVEKAADAINEEDAMRIAKRVQEAKFDFNDFLGQMKFMRKLGPLESILGMLPGMGALKGLNVEEKRMKHVEAIILSMTAKERTKPELLNGSRRKRIANGSGRPVVEVNQLLKQFEMMRKLMRNKGMMKGLMGSMMGGGGAGGMPDLSSLGGMGGMPPGFGGGGKGGMPKMSKRPKGFKF from the coding sequence ATGTTCGAAGCACTCCAGGAAAAACTCGAAGGCGCTTTCAAAAAGCTCCGCGGTCACAGCAAGATCAGTGAATCCAACATCAGCGATTCGATGCGTGAAATTCGCATGGGATTGCTGGAGGCAGATGTGGACTTCAAGGTGGCCAAGGATCTTGTCGAGAACGTCAAGACCAAGGCACTGGGGGAGGAAGTGCTGCGGACCGTTTCCCCCAGTCAGCAGATCGTCAAGATCTTCCACGACGAACTGGTCGTCCTGTTGGGCGAAGGGACTGCCACTCTGGATTTGAATCCTCCGCAGCGCCTGCTTATCGCGGGTTTGAACGGGGCAGGTAAGACCACCACTTCAGGCAAGCTGGCGGCCCTTTTGAAAAAGCAGGGCAAGAAGCCCCTGCTGGTTGCGTGTGACGTGTTCCGGCCTGCGGCCGTGAAGCAACTCGTGGTGCTGGGCGAGAGCATCGGGGTGCCGGTGTTCCAGCCAGAGGAAGGGGAGAAGGACGCCGTGCGTGCCGCAAAGCAGGGCCTGGAGTGGGTGGAGAAACAGGGGGGAGGTATTGCCATCTTTGACACCGCCGGTCGTCAGGAAGTGGACGAGGGCCTCCTGGAAGAACTGATCAAGATCAAAAACGTAGTGCAGCCGCGTGAAGTCTTGCTCGTGGCAGACGCGGCCACCGGTCAGCAGGCAGTGAGCGTGGCCAAGACCTTTAATGACGCCATCGGGATCACCGGCCTCGTCATGACGAAGCTGGATGGCGATGCTCGTGGCGGGGCGTTGCTTTCCATGAAACAGGTCACCGGATGCCCGGTGAAGTTTGTGGGCATGGGGGAGAAGATTGACCAGCTGGAAGTCTTCCACCCTGATCGCATGGCTCAGCGCATACTCGGCATGGGGGATGTCGTCTCACTCGTGGAGAAGGCCGCAGATGCCATCAATGAGGAAGATGCCATGCGCATCGCCAAGCGGGTGCAGGAGGCGAAGTTCGACTTCAATGATTTCCTCGGCCAGATGAAGTTCATGCGCAAGCTGGGACCGCTGGAGTCCATCCTGGGCATGCTGCCTGGCATGGGCGCACTTAAGGGGCTCAATGTGGAAGAGAAGCGGATGAAGCATGTGGAGGCAATCATCCTGAGCATGACCGCCAAGGAGCGTACCAAGCCGGAATTGCTCAACGGCAGCCGTCGCAAACGCATCGCCAATGGCAGTGGGCGCCCTGTGGTGGAAGTAAATCAGCTCCTCAAGCAGTTTGAGATGATGCGAAAGTTGATGCGGAACAAGGGCATGATGAAGGGGTTGATGGGCAGCATGATGGGCGGTGGCGGGGCTGGTGGCATGCCAGATCTCAGCAGCCTGGGAGGAATGGGCGGCATGCCTCCGGGCTTTGGCGGCGGCGGCAAAGGAGGAATGCCCAAAATGAGCAAGCGGCCGAAGGGCTTCAAATTCTAG
- a CDS encoding Gfo/Idh/MocA family protein yields the protein METRRIGIILNGVTGRMGTNQHLIRSILAIIKQGGLKVNDDLTLMPDPILTGRNEDKLRALATRTGVQKYSTDLESVFKDPTYEIFFDASGTLQRARFVEMAVQAGKAIYCEKPTAVETHEALRLAKLCEDAGVKNGVVQDKLWLPGIRKFKVLRDQGFFGKILSVRGEFGYWVFTGLDEDQPAQRPSWNYRKEEGGGIIVDMLCHWRYVVDNLFGEVKSVSCLGATHLPQRVDERGNKYDCTSDDACYATFETETGVVCQFNSSWTVRVRRDDLFTMQVDGTHGSAIVGLRKCWAQSLGTTPRPTWNPDIDQPIDFNGSWQEVPDATTYDNAFKIQWELFLKHVAIDAPFRWTLREGAKGVQLAEAGLASWEQRKWIDLEKLG from the coding sequence ATGGAAACACGCAGAATCGGCATCATCCTGAACGGCGTCACCGGACGCATGGGCACCAACCAGCACCTCATCCGCTCCATCCTTGCCATCATCAAGCAGGGCGGCCTGAAGGTGAATGACGATCTGACGCTGATGCCTGATCCGATCCTCACCGGACGGAATGAGGACAAGCTGCGCGCCCTCGCCACCCGCACGGGGGTGCAGAAGTACAGCACCGACCTGGAATCAGTGTTTAAAGACCCCACCTACGAGATCTTCTTCGATGCCTCAGGCACCCTACAGCGTGCCCGGTTCGTGGAAATGGCCGTGCAGGCTGGCAAGGCGATCTATTGTGAGAAGCCCACGGCGGTGGAGACACATGAAGCTCTCCGCCTGGCCAAGCTCTGTGAAGATGCCGGAGTAAAGAATGGAGTGGTGCAGGACAAGCTGTGGCTGCCAGGAATTCGCAAGTTCAAGGTTCTCCGTGACCAAGGCTTCTTCGGCAAGATCCTCAGCGTTCGCGGCGAGTTTGGCTACTGGGTCTTCACCGGTCTGGATGAAGATCAGCCGGCTCAGCGCCCCTCCTGGAACTACCGCAAAGAAGAGGGAGGCGGCATCATCGTGGACATGCTGTGCCACTGGCGCTATGTCGTGGACAATCTCTTCGGCGAAGTAAAGTCTGTGAGCTGCCTGGGGGCCACCCACCTCCCCCAACGTGTGGATGAGCGTGGCAACAAATACGACTGCACCTCCGACGACGCCTGCTACGCCACCTTTGAAACTGAGACCGGAGTGGTCTGCCAGTTCAACAGCTCCTGGACGGTCCGGGTGCGTCGCGATGACCTCTTCACCATGCAGGTGGATGGCACCCACGGCTCGGCCATCGTGGGACTCCGCAAGTGCTGGGCTCAGAGCCTGGGCACCACTCCCCGGCCCACCTGGAATCCAGACATTGACCAGCCCATCGACTTCAACGGCAGCTGGCAGGAGGTACCCGACGCCACCACCTACGACAACGCCTTCAAAATCCAATGGGAGCTTTTCCTGAAGCACGTGGCCATTGATGCCCCCTTCCGCTGGACTCTCCGCGAAGGTGCCAAAGGCGTGCAACTCGCCGAGGCGGGCCTGGCCTCATGGGAACAGCGCAAGTGGATCGATCTTGAGAAACTGGGCTGA
- a CDS encoding sugar phosphate isomerase/epimerase family protein codes for MTTKPWSLDDCARHYPAAGVGGITVWRQHLAGHDIAKAGQNLRGAGLEIISLCRGGFFPSHSPTSRQAAIDDNLRAIDEAHALGAPLIVLVCGAVPGQPLSESRRQIADGIAAVLPAAEQAGVKLAIEPLHPMYADDRSAVNTMRQANEICDHLGSPANLGLAVDVYHVWWDDALEAQIKITGNKNRLFAFHVCDWKTPTTDFLNDRGLMGEGCIPIRQIKGWVEATGFHGYSEVEIFSTRYWSMDQTSYLAQITQAFQEHVA; via the coding sequence ATGACGACCAAACCCTGGTCGCTCGACGACTGTGCCCGGCACTACCCGGCAGCGGGCGTGGGCGGCATCACGGTCTGGCGGCAGCACCTGGCAGGCCACGACATTGCGAAAGCCGGCCAGAACCTCAGGGGCGCAGGACTAGAGATCATCAGCCTGTGCCGCGGCGGATTCTTTCCCAGCCACTCCCCCACCAGCCGACAAGCGGCCATCGACGACAATCTTCGGGCCATCGACGAAGCCCACGCGCTGGGTGCCCCGCTGATCGTCCTGGTCTGCGGTGCCGTCCCCGGGCAGCCCCTCTCCGAGTCGCGTCGCCAGATCGCGGACGGCATCGCCGCCGTCCTCCCGGCAGCAGAACAAGCCGGGGTGAAACTGGCAATCGAACCGCTTCATCCCATGTACGCCGACGATCGCTCGGCGGTGAACACGATGCGTCAGGCCAACGAGATCTGCGACCACCTCGGCTCACCCGCCAATCTCGGTCTGGCGGTGGACGTGTACCACGTCTGGTGGGATGACGCCCTCGAAGCCCAGATCAAGATCACTGGCAACAAGAACCGCCTCTTTGCTTTTCACGTCTGCGACTGGAAAACGCCCACGACCGACTTTCTCAATGATCGTGGTCTCATGGGGGAAGGCTGCATCCCCATCCGCCAGATCAAAGGGTGGGTGGAAGCGACCGGTTTTCACGGCTACTCCGAGGTGGAGATCTTCTCCACCCGTTACTGGTCGATGGACCAGACCTCCTACCTGGCCCAGATCACCCAGGCCTTTCAAGAGCATGTGGCCTGA